In Corylus avellana chromosome ca2, CavTom2PMs-1.0, the following proteins share a genomic window:
- the LOC132172306 gene encoding putative receptor protein kinase ZmPK1 translates to MDISILFLFLLCLLQTPSLSSSKTLDILRASSLSVENPTDALVSANGEFSAGFFPVGDNAFCFSIWFTRSSAPTVVWMANRDDPVDGKGSELSLLRDGKLILTNSVGITVWTTRTPASASLDASKLQLQLLNTGNLVLHNSDPSVIIWQSFDSPTDTLLPQQALTRISSLVSKKSQADYSSGYYKLYFDNDNVLRLLHQGLTVSSLYWPAPWFNDPGQAGRSRYNSSRDGIFNVSGSFLSSDHFEFRAADFGEVIPRRLTVDSDGNLRLYSLQVNSSRDWVVTWQALSGPCQIHGVCGPNSVCSYDHASGRRCECIPGFKMEDPTDWSFGCTPEFNMSCSQMNESSFVQLAHVEFYGSDIKAPLNLSLQGCEQECLSSCACVGFQFKFIADWGQYNCYPKYMLLNGQRTPHFEGDLYLRLPKGVLSDNKTASDDGESSLRCLGEVSKQVRRTYENKTVKLLLWFATAVGGLEVTCVLLVLFFLFRTDKHSDPTEQGYLLTSRFRRFSFAELRKATKGFSEVVGRGAGGTVYKGVLPDQRVCAIKRLNEANQGEAEFLAEVNTIGRLNHMNLIEIWGFCAEGKHRLLVYEYMEHGSLAENLSSNALDWKKRFEIAVGTAKGLAYLHEECLEWVLHCDVKPQNILLYSDNYLPKVADFGLSKLLNRSELDHSSFSKMRGTRGYMAPEWLYNLPITSKVDVYSYGIVVLEMVTGKSPTGMHSSGDSRGAGEYTSVVKLVKEKINNIANNTGRESWIEEIIDPRMAGKYDSAKMELLVKVALQCVADDKDNRPTMNQVVEMLLRH, encoded by the coding sequence ATGGATATCTCAATTCTATTCCTTTTTCTGCTGTGTCTCCTGCAAACTCCTTCTCTATCTTCATCTAAAACACTTGACATTCTCAGAGCCTCATCTCTGTCAGTCGAGAACCCAACCGACGCATTAGTTTCAGCAAATGGCGAATTCTCTGCCGGCTTTTTCCCCGTTGGGGATAACGCCTTCTGCTTTTCCATATGGTTCACCCGCTCCTCGGCTCCCACCGTTGTCTGGATGGCTAACCGAGATGATCCAGTAGACGGAAAAGGTTCCGAGCTTTCCCTTTTGAGAGACGGCAAGCTTATCCTAACAAACTCCGTCGGCATCACCGTTTGGACCACGAGAACACCAGCCTCGGCCTCATTAGACGCCTCCAAGCTACAGCTACAACTCCTAAACACAGGCAATCTTGTGCTTCATAATTCTGATCCGAGCGTTATCATCTGGCAAAGCTTTGATTCACCTACGGACACCCTTCTTCCTCAACAAGCTCTGACCAGAATTTCAAGCCTTGTCTCCAAGAAAAGCCAAGCTGACTATTCTTCCGGCTACTACAAGCTCTATTTCGACAACGACAATGTTCTCCGCTTGCTCCATCAAGGCCTGACAGTTTCCAGCCTCTATTGGCCAGCTCCATGGTTCAACGACCCCGGCCAAGCCGGAAGGTCTAGGTACAACTCAAGCAGAGACGGAATATTTAACGTCTCGGGCTCTTTCCTATCATCCGACCATTTTGAATTCCGAGCAGCAGATTTTGGCGAGGTGATTCCCAGACGGTTGACGGTCGATTCTGACGGCAACCTGCGACTGTACAGCCTGCAAGTGAATTCGTCTCGGGATTGGGTTGTGACGTGGCAAGCCTTGTCTGGGCCATGCCAAATTCATGGCGTCTGTGGACCCAATAGCGTGTGTAGTTATGATCATGCCTCCGGCAGGAGATGTGAGTGCATACCGGGCTTCAAGATGGAGGATCCAACTGACTGGTCTTTTGGGTGTACGCCGGAATTCAATATGTCTTGTAGTCAAATGAATGAGTCCAGCTTTGTCCAACTTGCTCATGTTGAATTCTACGGCTCTGATATAAAGGCCCCATTGAATCTTTCCTTACAAGGCTGCGAACAAGAATGCCTGAGTTCTTGTGCTTGCGTAGGGTTCCAATTTAAGTTTATAGCCGATTGGGGTCAATACAATTGTTACCCCAAGTATATGCTACTCAATGGACAACGGACACCACATTTTGAAGGAGATTTGTATTTAAGATTACCCAAAGGTGTTCTTTCTGATAACAAGACGGCGTCGGATGATGGCGAATCAAGCTTGAGGTGTTTAGGCGAAGTTTCTAAGCAAGTAAGAAGAACGTATGAGAATAAGACGGTGAAGCTTTTGCTTTGGTTTGCCACTGCAGTCGGCGGTTTAGAGGTTACGTGCGTTTTGCTGgtgttgtttttcttgttcaggACTGACAAACATTCGGATCCGACTGAACAAGGATACCTCCTGACATCTCGATTTAGGCGGTTCTCTTTTGCTGAGCTGAGAAAGGCAACGAAGGGATTTAGTGAAGTTGTCGGACGAGGTGCCGGGGGAACAGTTTACAAAGGTGTACTGCCTGATCAACGAGTATGTGCAATCAAGCGACTCAACGAAGCCAACCAAGGAGAAGCAGAGTTCCTAGCAGAAGTGAACACCATTGGGAGGCTTAACCACATGAACTTGATAGAGATATGGGGATTCTGTGCAGAGGGAAAGCACAGGCTTCTGGTTTACGAGTACATGGAGCATGGATCCTTGGCGGAAAATCTTAGTTCTAATGCACTTGATTGGAAAAAGAGGTTTGAAATTGCAGTGGGCACAGCAAAAGGCCTTGCTTACTTGCATGAGGAGTGTCTAGAGTGGGTTCTGCATTGCGATGTAAAGCCTCAGAACATACTCTTGTACTCTGATAATTATCTGCCGAAAGTTGCAGATTTTGGGTTGTCTAAACTTCTCAATAGAAGCGAGCTTGATCACTCGAGCTTCTCAAAGATGAGAGGAACTAGAGGATACATGGCGCCAGAGTGGCTTTACAATCTTCCCATCACATCTAAAGTGGATGTCTACAGTTACGGGATTGTTGTGTTGGAAATGGTTACCGGAAAGAGCCCGACCGGTATGCATAGCTCCGGCGACAGTAGAGGGGCGGGGGAGTATACGAGTGTGGTGAAGTTGGTGAAGGAGAAGATCAACAACATTGCAAACAACACTGGAAGGGAGTCATGGATTGAAGAGATTATTGATCCTAGGATGGCTGGGAAATATGACTCTGCTAAGATGGAGCTTTTGGTCAAAGTTGCTTTGCAATGTGTGGCAGACGACAAAGATAACAGACCCACCATGAACCAAGTTGTAGAGATGCTTTTGCGCCATTAG
- the LOC132171195 gene encoding uncharacterized protein LOC132171195 has product MNLPTTNRGGRKEASECSNCGWTHKGKKGWGWWALLLHHVRLRGIDRVLCTSCVLRLHPSSFCPLCFVYFDNPHSPPPIPSNPNTVPCSKCSSLAHSRCLPTATKPSVSYICPPCSNPTFSFFDLDENQRFMDLKLSSVLLCAARIASASMNRAVIVARADADRKVREALIAKKRAHEALEHLAAMVEAREKNSRRKIGNENGNGNSNGDSNVKMKVEVVESMQSNGNERVETKPNIATKIEV; this is encoded by the exons ATGAACCTCCCAACCACCAACAGAGGGGGAAGAAAAGAAGCATCGGAGTGCAGCAACTGCGGGTGGACCCACAAGGGAAAGAAAGGGTGGGGCTGGTGGGCCCTCCTCCTCCACCATGTCCGCCTGCGCGGTATCGACCGGGTGCTCTGCACCTCCTGCGTCCTCCGCCTCCACCCCTCCTCCTTCTGCCCGCTCTGCTTCGTATACTTCGATAATCCCCATTCTCCCCCTCCCATTCCAAGCAATCCCAACACCGTCCCCTGCTCCAAGTGCTCCTCTCTCGCCCACTCGCGCTGCCTCCCCACCGCCACCAAGCCATCAGTCTCCTACATCTGCCCTCCCTGCTCCAACCCCACCTTCTCCTTCTTCGACCTCGACGAAAATCAGCGTTTTATGGACTTGAAGCTGTCCTCGGTGCTGCTCTGCGCGGCCAGGATCGCGTCGGCGTCGATGAATAGGGCGGTGATCGTGGCACGCGCCGACGCCGATCGGAAGGTCAGGGAGGCCTTAATCGCAAAGAAGCGCGCCCATGAGGCGCTGGAGCACTTGGCCGCCATGGTGGAGGCCAGAGAGAAAAACAGCAGGAGGAAGATTGGGAACGAGAATGGCAATGGGAATAGCAATGGCGATAGCAATGTAAAGATGAAAGTGGAGGTGGTCGAGTCAATGCAAAGTAATGGGAATGAGAGGGTGGAAACCAAGCCAAATATTGCCACCAAGATTGAA GTATGA
- the LOC132168525 gene encoding pectinesterase-like: MAPYDEEEISPDDLLTNMIVMGASLIVIAAVVIGVVAGVDSKGGPGKLGENVTLDNMMGVDEICNQTDYKESCMASLQPVGDKASVKKYLTAAINGTVSEMTNAMQKAKVNADAIGDQSLEKMALEDCVELMGLSIEEMQSVMPLEDVGDGRSSLSAVIAYQRACVEGLKESLYASFADFDGGLQKARELASIILAIIYENFPNDDARVERQLMADQRKVLQDYKKAGGQMIPHASVAKDGSEEYGSINAALDAYPNDIKGRYVIYVKAGVYEENVVVAKNKTNVFMYGDGVTETIISGTNLDDTTTYRRATLSAIGNEFICANIGIKVPDKSSGNSIAALKIQSDKAAFYNCRINGTTSNIYALAHRQFFKECEIYGVTNIIKGDAALVIQRSKIVVTQPSTPVANIITLQGRSDKRENTGFVIHGSVIVADESNSPEKLKNWTYLGMAVDKYSRTIVMESLLGDLINAQGWSSSNNYGIENVTFAEYKNRGPGAQTKNRVNWPSHTVITNRNDALLYTADRFIELQKWSLDNIIGPLHAGLFS, encoded by the exons ATGGCACCGTACGACGAGGAGGAAATATCACCGGATGACTTGTTGACGAACATGATCGTAATGGGGGCGTCTCTCATAGTAATTGCCGCAGTTGTCATCGGCGTTGTTGCCGGAGTAGATAGCAAGGGCGGTCCGGGGAAACTGGGCGAGAATGTCACCCTTGATAATATGATGGGCGTCGATGAAATATGTAATCAAACTGATTACAAGGAATCTTGCATGGCTAGCCTACAACCGGTGGGCGACAAAGCCAGCGTGAAAAAGTATTTAACGGCCGCCATAAACGGCACCGTTTCAGAAATGACAAATGCAATGCAGAAGGCAAAAGTCAATGCTGACGCGATCGGGGATCAAAGTTTAGAAAAAATGGCGCTTGAAGATTGCGTGGAGTTGATGGGGCTGTCCATTGAGGAGATGCAGTCTGTGATGCCATTGGAAGATGTAGGCGATGGTAGGAGCAGCTTGAGCGCTGTGATTGCATATCAAAGAGCGTGCGTTGAGGGATTAAAGGAGTCTCTGTATGCCTCGTTTGCAGATTTTGATGGGGGTCTGCAGAAGGCCAGAGAGCTTGCGAGCATTATCTTGGCTATAATTTACGAGAATTTTCCAAACGATGACGCTAGAGTTGAACGGCAGTTGATGGCGGATCAGCGCAAAGTATTGCAGGATTACAAGAAGGCCGGTGGGCAGATGATTCCCCATGCTTCTGTGGCTAAAGATGGGAGTGAGGAATACGGGAGCATCAATGCCGCTCTTGATGCATATCCAAACGACATCAAAGGACGATATGTCATCTACGTGAAGGCCGGGGTGTACGAGGAGAACGTCGTTGTCGCCAAGAATAAGACCAATGTATTCATGTATGGTGATGGGGTTACTGAAACCATTATCTCTGGAACAAATCTCGACGACACTACCACCTATAGGAGAGCTACATTAT CGGCAATTGGCAATGAATTTATCTGCGCGAATATTGGAATCAAAGTCCCAGATAAAAGCAGTGGAAATTCCATAGCGGCGTTAAAAATCCAGTCTGATAAAGCAGCCTTCTACAACTGCAGAATAAATGGTACAACATCAAACATATACGCATTAGCGCATCGACAGTTCTTCAAGGAGTGTGAAATCTATGGCGTCACAAACATCATCAAAGGTGACGCTGCACTTGTAATCCAACGCTCCAAAATCGTCGTGACGCAGCCATCTACGCCGGTGGCAAACATCATAACTTTGCAGGGCAGGAGCGATAAGCGTGAAAACACTGGTTTTGTGATCCACGGCAGCGTTATTGTGGCAGACGAATCTAACTCCCCTGAAAAACTGAAGAATTGGACTTACTTGGGCATGGCAGTGGATAAATATTCAAGAACAATCGTCATGGAATCATTGCTGGGAGATTTGATCAATGCACAGGGATGGAGCAGCAGCAACAACTATGGAATTGAAAATGTGACGTTTGCAGAGTATAAAAACAGGGGGCCTGGAGctcaaaccaaaaacagagtCAACTGGCCGAGTCACACTGTCATCACCAATAGAAACGATGCTCTGCTTTATACGGCTGACCGATTCATCGAATTACAGAAATGGTCGCTAGACAACATAATCGGCCCCTTACACGCCGGTCTTTTTTCATGA
- the LOC132170791 gene encoding pentatricopeptide repeat-containing protein At1g63330-like, producing MAVKLSSLAICKRIPKWVNQNAFISSVSCASSIEIFPENNQNPLNSSDFEQNFRFLRNKLSPDNLIRVLDNTSDLNSAVRIFKWAALQKRFCHTADTYYRIIVKLGMAGNVKEMEGFCQNMVKDRCPGVEEAFVALLDTFVRHCRLSEAIRVIVNMNSGGFKPSIDTFNAVFAALVDEKRDFQDLMFVYKEMVKAGVAPSVDTLNHLLEALFETSKVQSALDQFRRMSKKGCNPNSRTFEIVIKGLVEKSRVDEAVSVLGEMSELGCQPGLSFYTCTIPLFCMENKPEEGIRLFRLMRASNFVPDSFICEVLIRCLCENLWLDDAMNIFKEMIDNDIKPSNNVFLDMINVFCKLGKINEALEFLEDRHVFETSPRNSLLEGCCCAGKFSLAKGLLDKMYERNIANCDSWNILIRWLCKNARIRKAFELLGKMVVSSCLPDCATYLALVIGNCRLNKYGDALKLFHEIRANCWVLDSISYSELVEGLCQVERTLEAAEVFCYMSSNRCSLQSYSFDMLIKSVCARGKVDEAINLLQLAYYSGTSCSNATYTIIMLELSKLGKAKDVVVVLSQMLIEGCSLDLEVYSILIQSMSSQNRIKDCVFLFNMMVNEGLVPDSEGLFDLLSCIANHSQLYKVSSSIDKLICNSEIVNPAIYNMLINGFWKEGNKREACHLLDLMLEKGWVPDSTTHGLLIGSVAREEGDRGAFAYGNSIAQDAVSNILAEGLGNT from the coding sequence ATGGCTGTAAAGCTTTCATCTTTGGCTATTTGCAAGAGAATTCCCAAATGGGTCAATCAAAATGCATTCATTTCTTCAGTTTCATGTGCTAGTAGTATCGAAATTTTCCCGGAAAACAATCAGAATCCACTGAATTCATCGgattttgaacaaaattttcGGTTTTTAAGGAATAAGCTTTCTCCGGATAACTTAATCCGGGTTTTGGATAATACCAGTGATTTGAACTCAGCAGTGAGGATATTCAAATGGGCTGCCCTCCAAAAACGGTTCTGCCACACCGCTGATACGTATTATCGGATAATTGTGAAGTTGGGCATGGCTGGAAATGTTAAGGAGATGGAAGGGTTTTGTCAGAATATGGTGAAAGATAGGTGCCCAGGTGTTGAGGAGGCTTTTGTGGCATTGCTTGATACCTTTGTAAGACATTGTAGGCTAAGTGAAGCTATACGAGTTATTGTTAATATGAATTCGGGTGGTTTTAAGCCCTCTATAGATACGTTTAATGCCGTTTTTGCTGCTCTAGTGGATGAGAAGAGAGACTTTCAAGATTTAATGTTTGTTTATAAGGAAATGGTGAAAGCAGGAGTTGCACCTTCTGTTGACACTTTGAATCATTTGTTGGAGGCTTTGTTTGAGACCAGTAAGGTTCAGTCTGCTTTGGATCAGTTTAGGAGAATGAGCAAGAAAGGGTGTAATCCTAATAGCAGGACATTTGAGATAGTCATAAAGGGTCTCGTTGAGAAAAGCCGAGTAGATGAAGCTGTTAGTGTTTTAGGTGAAATGTCTGAACTTGGGTGTCAGCCTGGTTTGAGTTTCTATACCTGCACAATACCTTTATTTTGTATGGAAAATAAGCCCGAAGAGGGAATTAGGTTGTTTAGATTGATGAGAGCTTCTAATTTTGTTCCGGATTCATTCATTTGTGAGGTTCTAATACGGTGTCTGTGTGAGAACCTTTGGCTGGATGATGCGATGAACATTTTCAAAGAGATGATAGACAATGATATAAAGCCGTCTAATAATGTGTTTTTGGATATGATAAATGTTTTTTGTAAATtagggaaaataaatgaagctTTAGAATTCTTGGAAGACAGACATGTTTTTGAAACTTCACCACGCAATTCATTGCTTGAAGGTTGCTGCTGTGCTGGTAAATTTTCCTTGGCAAAAGGTCTACTTGATAAAATGTATGAGAGGAACATAGCCAACTGTGACTCCTGGAATATTCTTATCAGATGGCTTTGCAAGAATGCAAGGATCAGGAAAGCATTTGAACTTCTAGGGAAAATGGTTGTCTCCTCATGTCTTCCTGACTGTGCCACATACTTGGCATTAGTTATTGGTAACTGTAGATTGAACAAGTATGGAGATGCATTGAAGCTATTTCACGAGATTCGTGCTAACTGCTGGGTTTTGGATTCTATATCTTATTCTGAGCTAGTTGAAGGCCTGTGTCAGGTGGAAAGAACGCTAGAGGCTGCTGAAGTGTTTTGCTATATGTCTAGTAATAGATGCTCTCTTCAGTCTTACTCCTTTGATATGTTGATCAAGAGTGTTTGTGCCAGAGGAAAGGTCGATGAAGCGATAAATTTACTGCAGTTAGCTTATTATTCTGGTACTTCGTGTAGTAATGCAACTTACACTATAATTATGCTCGAGTTGTCTAAACTGGGCAAGGCAAAAGATGTGGTAGTAGTTCTCTCTCAAATGCTGATAGAAGGTTGCAGTCTTGATCTGGAAGTATATAGCATCCTCATACAAAGCATGAGTTCACAGAATCGAATCAAGGATTGTGTATTCCTTTTTAACATGATGGTTAATGAGGGTTTGGTACCTGATTCTGAAGGGCTATTTGATCTACTTTCATGTATAGCCAACCATTCTCAGTTGTATAAGGTGTCAAGTTCGATCGATAAACTTATTTGTAATTCTGAAATTGTAAATCCAGCAATTTACAACATGCTGATTAATGGCTTTTGGAAAGAAGGTAATAAACGTGAAGCATGTCATTTATTGGATTTGATGTTGGAAAAAGGTTGGGTACCAGATTCTACGACTCATGGATTGTTGATTGGATCTGTTGCTAGAGAGGAAGGGGACAGGGGGGCATTTGCCTATGGGAATTCCATCGCACAAGATGCTGTTAGTAACATACTAGCTGAGGGCTTGGGAAATACTTGA